A genomic window from Serratia liquefaciens includes:
- the artP gene encoding arginine ABC transporter ATP-binding protein ArtP — translation MSIQLNGINCYYGAHQALFDITLDCPAGETLVLLGPSGAGKSSLLRVLNLLEMPRSGQLQIAGNQFDFKQAPGEKAIRELRQNVGMVFQQYNLWPHLTVVQNLIEAPCRVLGLTKAQAMERADKLLKRLRLTDFADRFPLHLSGGQQQRVAIARALMMEPQVLLFDEPTAALDPEITAQIVSIIRELAGTGITQVIVTHEVEVARKTASRVVYMENGHVVEQGDASHFTQPQTTEFANYLSH, via the coding sequence ATGAGCATTCAACTTAACGGTATCAACTGCTACTACGGCGCACATCAGGCGCTGTTTGACATCACGCTGGATTGCCCAGCAGGGGAAACTTTAGTGCTGCTGGGTCCAAGCGGCGCGGGGAAGAGTTCATTGCTGCGGGTGTTGAACCTGCTGGAAATGCCGCGTTCGGGTCAGTTGCAGATCGCCGGCAATCAATTCGACTTCAAGCAGGCTCCCGGCGAAAAAGCCATTCGCGAGCTGCGTCAGAACGTCGGCATGGTATTCCAGCAATACAACCTCTGGCCTCATCTTACCGTCGTGCAAAACCTGATCGAAGCGCCGTGCCGCGTACTGGGCCTGACCAAGGCTCAGGCGATGGAGCGCGCCGACAAGTTGCTGAAGCGCTTGCGCCTGACCGACTTTGCCGACCGCTTCCCGCTGCACCTTTCCGGTGGCCAGCAGCAACGTGTGGCCATTGCCCGTGCGCTGATGATGGAACCGCAGGTGCTGCTGTTCGACGAGCCGACCGCCGCGCTGGATCCCGAAATCACCGCCCAAATCGTCAGCATCATTCGCGAGCTGGCCGGCACCGGCATCACCCAGGTGATCGTCACCCACGAAGTGGAAGTGGCGCGCAAAACCGCCAGCCGCGTGGTGTACATGGAAAACGGCCACGTGGTGGAGCAAGGTGATGCCAGCCACTTCACGCAGCCACAGACCACCGAGTTTGCCAATTACTTATCACACTAA
- a CDS encoding heavy metal-binding domain-containing protein has translation MQLSTTPTLEGFTITEYCGVVTGEAILGANIFRDFFAGVRDIVGGRSGAYEKELRKARLIAFRELEEQAKELGANAVVGIDIDYETVGKDSSMLMVTVSGTAVKVSR, from the coding sequence ATGCAGCTTTCCACTACCCCGACCCTGGAAGGGTTTACTATTACCGAGTACTGCGGCGTTGTCACCGGCGAGGCCATTTTGGGCGCCAATATTTTCCGTGATTTTTTTGCCGGTGTGCGTGACATCGTGGGTGGCCGTTCGGGCGCTTATGAGAAAGAGCTGCGTAAAGCGCGCCTGATTGCCTTCCGGGAGTTGGAAGAGCAGGCGAAAGAATTGGGGGCCAACGCGGTGGTCGGCATTGATATCGATTACGAAACCGTCGGTAAAGACAGCAGCATGTTAATGGTGACCGTCAGCGGTACCGCGGTGAAAGTCAGCCGCTAA
- a CDS encoding NAD-dependent epimerase/dehydratase family protein, protein MKVLVTGATSGLGRNAVEYLRRQGIKVRATGRNQAMGSLLEKMGAEFIHADLTNLISSQAKAMLADVDVLWHCSSFTSPWGTEEAFELANVRATRRLGEWAAAYGVSQFIHISSPAIYFDYHHHRNITEDFRPARYANEFARSKAAGEQVIQQLAMSNPQTHFTILRPQGLFGPHDKVMLPRLLQMIKRYGNLLLPRGGAALVDMTYLENAVHAMWLATQKENTPSGRAYNITNQQPRQLRSVVQQLIDELGMKCRIRSVPYPMLDMMARGMEKLGSKSEKEPVLTHYGVAKLNFDLTLDTTRAQQELDYRPIVSLDEGISRTARWLKEHGKLHGL, encoded by the coding sequence ATGAAGGTATTGGTCACCGGTGCAACCAGTGGGTTAGGCCGTAACGCCGTTGAATATCTCCGCCGCCAGGGCATTAAAGTGCGTGCCACCGGCCGCAACCAGGCCATGGGCAGTCTGCTGGAAAAAATGGGCGCTGAATTCATTCATGCCGATCTCACCAACCTGATCTCATCGCAGGCCAAAGCCATGCTGGCCGACGTGGACGTGCTGTGGCACTGTTCCAGCTTCACCTCGCCGTGGGGCACCGAAGAAGCCTTCGAACTGGCCAACGTGCGCGCTACCCGTCGCTTGGGCGAGTGGGCAGCGGCCTACGGCGTTTCGCAGTTTATCCATATCTCTTCGCCGGCGATCTACTTCGATTACCATCACCATCGCAACATTACCGAAGACTTCCGCCCTGCGCGCTATGCCAACGAGTTTGCGCGCAGCAAAGCCGCCGGTGAACAGGTGATCCAGCAGTTGGCGATGTCCAACCCGCAAACCCACTTCACCATCCTGCGTCCTCAGGGGTTGTTCGGGCCGCATGACAAAGTGATGCTGCCGCGCCTGTTGCAGATGATCAAACGCTACGGCAACCTGCTGCTGCCACGCGGCGGCGCGGCACTGGTGGACATGACCTATCTGGAAAATGCGGTGCATGCCATGTGGCTGGCCACCCAGAAAGAAAATACCCCGTCCGGCCGTGCTTATAACATCACCAACCAGCAGCCACGTCAGTTGCGCAGCGTGGTGCAGCAGTTAATTGACGAACTGGGAATGAAGTGCCGGATCCGCTCAGTGCCCTACCCCATGCTCGATATGATGGCGCGCGGCATGGAGAAACTCGGCAGCAAAAGCGAGAAAGAGCCGGTGCTGACCCACTATGGGGTCGCCAAGCTCAATTTTGATCTGACGCTGGACACCACCCGTGCCCAGCAGGAGTTGGATTACCGGCCCATCGTTTCGCTCGATGAAGGCATTTCCCGCACCGCTCGCTGGCTGAAAGAACACGGTAAACTGCACGGCCTTTAA
- the hcr gene encoding NADH oxidoreductase, translated as MTQPSPLCPNRMQVHSIRQETADVWTLNLICDVFYPYQAGQFALVSIRNSEETLRAYTLSSSPGQSRFLSISVRCLPDGIGSRWLTREVKPGNTLWLSDAQGEFSCEQHPADSYLMLAAGCGVTPIISMCRWLVANRPACDIAVIFNVRTPADTIFAEQWRELCAAHAQLRLTLMAERDIQPGYLSGRISAEVLRQAAPDITERRVMTCGPAPYMAQAEQLCLQLGVPASHFHKEQFHTPAEADIGQGEGLTLRTARPLREFRVPVGSTLLAAMEANALPVNAACRAGVCGSCKTRILEGDYTTSSSMTLTPAEIAQGYVLACSCQLQGDVTLA; from the coding sequence ATGACCCAACCCAGCCCACTTTGCCCTAACCGTATGCAGGTCCATTCGATCCGGCAGGAAACCGCCGACGTCTGGACGTTAAACCTGATCTGCGACGTTTTTTACCCTTATCAAGCCGGTCAGTTTGCGCTGGTCAGCATTCGCAATAGCGAAGAGACGCTACGCGCCTATACGTTATCTTCTTCACCCGGCCAGAGCCGTTTTCTCAGCATCAGCGTACGTTGTCTGCCGGACGGCATAGGCTCCCGCTGGCTGACGCGTGAGGTTAAACCTGGCAACACCCTGTGGCTGTCCGATGCTCAGGGCGAGTTCAGCTGTGAACAACACCCGGCCGACAGCTACCTGATGCTGGCCGCCGGCTGCGGCGTCACGCCAATCATCTCCATGTGCCGTTGGCTGGTGGCCAATCGCCCGGCCTGTGATATCGCGGTGATCTTTAACGTCCGCACCCCTGCCGACACCATTTTCGCCGAGCAATGGCGCGAACTGTGCGCCGCTCATGCGCAGCTGCGGCTGACGCTGATGGCGGAGCGAGATATCCAGCCAGGTTATCTCAGCGGGCGGATCAGTGCCGAAGTGCTGCGCCAGGCCGCGCCGGATATCACCGAACGCAGGGTGATGACCTGCGGCCCGGCACCTTATATGGCGCAGGCGGAGCAACTGTGCCTGCAGCTTGGCGTACCGGCCAGCCACTTCCACAAAGAGCAGTTCCATACTCCAGCAGAAGCCGATATTGGCCAAGGCGAAGGATTAACGCTGCGCACCGCCCGACCGCTGCGTGAATTCCGCGTTCCGGTCGGCAGCACATTGCTGGCGGCCATGGAAGCGAACGCGTTGCCGGTCAACGCGGCCTGTCGCGCCGGGGTATGCGGCTCATGCAAAACGCGCATCCTCGAAGGCGACTACACCACCAGCAGCAGCATGACGCTCACCCCGGCTGAAATCGCCCAAGGCTACGTACTGGCCTGCAGTTGCCAGCTCCAGGGCGACGTCACCCTCGCCTGA
- a CDS encoding lipoprotein codes for MKTKTIAAVLPLALLLSACTTVEPAFKDIGSRTGGCVEGGPDTVAQKFYDLRLQQGAATTLPDSNRLAQLQPYLSKVLYQDLVAANQNPGKHQVTGDLFTGNAQGPTSASVASASTIPNTDAKNIPLRVQLSYQKDGGSAVNWQDEVLMVREGTCWVVDDIRYLNVPPHAASGTLRQVLENQ; via the coding sequence ATGAAAACAAAAACGATTGCGGCTGTTTTGCCCTTAGCGCTGTTACTGAGTGCCTGCACCACCGTCGAACCGGCATTCAAGGATATCGGCTCCCGTACCGGCGGTTGTGTGGAAGGCGGCCCGGATACGGTCGCACAGAAATTTTACGATCTGCGCCTGCAACAGGGTGCCGCTACCACCCTGCCCGACAGCAACCGTCTGGCGCAGCTGCAACCTTACCTGAGTAAAGTGCTGTATCAGGACCTGGTGGCGGCCAACCAGAACCCGGGCAAACATCAGGTCACCGGCGATCTGTTTACCGGTAACGCGCAGGGTCCGACCAGCGCCAGCGTCGCCAGCGCTTCTACCATCCCGAATACCGACGCCAAAAATATTCCGCTGCGCGTGCAGCTCAGCTACCAGAAGGACGGCGGCAGCGCGGTCAACTGGCAGGATGAGGTGCTGATGGTGCGTGAAGGCACCTGTTGGGTGGTGGATGATATCCGCTATCTGAACGTGCCGCCGCATGCCGCCAGCGGGACGCTGCGTCAGGTATTGGAAAACCAGTAA
- the ltaE gene encoding low-specificity L-threonine aldolase — MLIDLRSDTVTRPGTAMREAMAQAEVGDDVYGDDPTVNALEAEAVSLSGKEAALFLPSGTQANLVALLSHCQRGDEYIVGQQAHNYKYEAGGAAVLGSIQPQPIEANPDGTLPLDKVAAAIKPDDIHFARTRLLSLENTISGRVLPLAYLQQAWQFSREHKLALHIDGARIFNAAIALNVPLKEIVQYCDTFTICLSKGLGAPVGSLLCGSEAFIQQAIRWRKMTGGGLRQAGILAAAGLYALEHNVERLREDHDNARWLEQQLQNIGVEIAEPGAQTNVLYLRQSAELAAKLGPWMRERGVLISSGPLTRILTHLDVSRQDLQRVVDLWQQFLRQHA; from the coding sequence ATGCTTATTGATCTACGCAGCGACACCGTCACTCGCCCCGGCACCGCTATGCGCGAAGCCATGGCCCAGGCCGAAGTCGGTGATGATGTATACGGCGATGACCCCACGGTCAACGCACTGGAGGCGGAAGCGGTTAGCCTGTCCGGTAAAGAGGCGGCGCTGTTCTTGCCGAGCGGCACCCAGGCAAACCTGGTGGCGCTACTGAGCCATTGCCAGCGCGGTGACGAATACATTGTCGGCCAGCAGGCGCATAACTATAAATACGAAGCCGGCGGTGCCGCGGTATTGGGTAGCATCCAACCGCAGCCGATTGAAGCCAACCCGGACGGTACCCTGCCGCTGGACAAGGTTGCGGCGGCCATTAAACCCGATGATATTCACTTTGCCAGAACCCGACTGCTGAGCCTGGAAAACACCATCAGCGGCCGCGTGTTACCGCTGGCGTACCTGCAACAGGCCTGGCAATTCAGCCGTGAACACAAGCTGGCACTGCATATCGACGGGGCGCGCATCTTCAACGCCGCCATCGCGCTGAATGTGCCGCTGAAAGAGATCGTCCAGTATTGCGACACCTTCACCATTTGCCTGTCAAAAGGGCTGGGCGCTCCGGTAGGCTCGTTGCTGTGCGGCAGCGAAGCCTTTATTCAGCAAGCGATACGCTGGCGCAAAATGACCGGCGGCGGCCTGCGCCAGGCCGGCATCCTGGCCGCAGCGGGACTCTATGCGCTGGAGCATAATGTCGAACGGCTGCGAGAAGATCACGATAACGCCAGGTGGCTGGAGCAGCAGCTGCAAAATATTGGCGTGGAGATCGCCGAACCGGGCGCGCAAACCAACGTGTTATACCTGCGTCAATCCGCCGAATTGGCGGCTAAACTGGGCCCCTGGATGCGGGAGCGCGGCGTGCTGATCAGCAGCGGGCCGCTGACGCGCATTCTGACCCACCTCGACGTCAGCCGTCAGGATTTACAGCGGGTCGTCGATTTGTGGCAACAATTCCTCAGGCAGCATGCCTGA
- a CDS encoding DUF1294 domain-containing protein: protein MKLNAVCYALLGLALIASLFFLHPIWMWWLLANLLTLLVYGVDKLAARKGWRRVPESTLLVFGLVGGWIGAIVAQQLFRHKTQKQPFKSWFIFSVVLNVAATLAIWYWVYGRWIL, encoded by the coding sequence ATGAAACTCAATGCCGTTTGTTATGCCCTGTTAGGTCTGGCGCTGATCGCCAGTTTATTTTTCCTGCATCCGATTTGGATGTGGTGGCTGTTGGCTAACCTGCTGACGTTATTGGTGTACGGTGTCGATAAACTGGCCGCGCGCAAGGGATGGCGTCGGGTGCCTGAAAGCACGTTATTGGTGTTCGGGCTGGTGGGGGGCTGGATTGGGGCGATTGTCGCGCAGCAATTGTTCCGTCACAAAACCCAGAAACAGCCGTTCAAAAGTTGGTTTATCTTCAGCGTAGTGTTGAACGTCGCGGCGACGCTGGCGATCTGGTACTGGGTTTACGGCCGCTGGATCCTCTAA
- a CDS encoding N-acetylmuramoyl-L-alanine amidase, producing MKIWPGIFAAALLAGCQSAPQSTTIDRGDYQLETLHQAQGADQRIRFLVMHYTAEDFHSSLKTLTDEHVSAHYLLPAHPPLVQGKPVAFQLVPEALRAWHAGASTWRGRTNLNDTSIGIEIVNRGFNHTLLFTHWQPYTPQQIALLIPLSRDIIQRYGIQPTDVVGHSDIAPQRKQDPGPLFPWRQLAQAGIGAWPDEQQVQKLLAGRDRRATVPLAPLIEKLARYGYGIDAQWDVRQQKNVLAAFQMHFRPSDYRGEPDAETEAIVDALLLKYGAAR from the coding sequence GTGAAAATCTGGCCAGGGATATTTGCTGCCGCATTGCTTGCCGGCTGCCAAAGCGCGCCGCAAAGCACCACCATTGACCGGGGCGACTATCAGTTGGAAACCCTGCATCAGGCGCAGGGAGCAGACCAGCGCATTCGTTTTCTGGTGATGCATTACACCGCAGAAGATTTTCATTCCTCGCTTAAAACCCTGACGGATGAACACGTCAGCGCGCACTATCTGCTGCCCGCGCACCCGCCATTGGTACAGGGCAAACCGGTGGCGTTTCAACTGGTGCCTGAAGCCCTGCGCGCATGGCATGCCGGGGCCAGCACCTGGCGCGGCAGAACTAACCTGAATGATACCTCGATAGGGATTGAAATCGTCAATCGCGGGTTCAACCACACCCTGTTGTTTACCCATTGGCAGCCCTATACGCCGCAGCAAATAGCCCTGTTGATCCCGCTGAGCCGCGACATCATTCAGCGCTATGGCATTCAACCGACCGACGTAGTGGGGCACAGCGATATAGCGCCCCAGCGCAAGCAGGACCCGGGTCCGTTATTCCCCTGGCGGCAACTGGCGCAGGCCGGTATTGGCGCCTGGCCGGACGAGCAACAGGTGCAGAAGCTGCTGGCCGGGCGCGACAGGCGGGCGACCGTGCCCCTGGCGCCCCTGATTGAAAAGCTGGCGCGTTACGGTTATGGCATTGACGCTCAGTGGGACGTCAGGCAGCAGAAGAACGTGCTGGCGGCGTTTCAGATGCATTTCCGGCCCAGCGATTATCGCGGTGAGCCGGATGCGGAGACAGAGGCGATCGTTGATGCATTGCTGTTGAAGTACGGCGCGGCCCGCTAA
- a CDS encoding DUF2867 domain-containing protein produces the protein MTPQRVLVLGASGYIGQNLIPHLIEQGHSITAAARRLEWLQEQHWPQVNCQYVDVYQPETLTAALWEIDAVYYLIHGMGDGDDFIEKERQAAENLRDALRNASVKQVIFLGALQPEGESSPHLVARKLTGEILRQSGVPVTELRASIIVGPGSAAFEIMRDMVYNLPVLTPPRWVRSKSSPVALENLLVYLADLLAHPAEENRIFDVAGPEYISYQTMFERFIAISGKKRWLIPIPLPTRFISVWFISMITSVPTSIANALIQGLNHDLPADGKPLQALIPQTLQTFDQAVTATLRREEEVVDSADWGYDPEARARWRPGYGFYPKQAGCSLETQASSQALWHTVQQLGGKEGYFYANILWKIRARMDDMIGNRVVYGRPQRETLAIGDLVDGWKVITIKPLRQLALLFGMKAPGLGRLVFTIKDHGDHRTLDVRAWWHPAGFSGLLYWFAMMPAHLFIFRGMARRIARLAEENPRNMS, from the coding sequence ATGACACCTCAACGCGTATTGGTTCTTGGAGCCAGCGGCTATATTGGCCAGAACCTGATTCCCCACCTGATCGAACAGGGACACAGCATTACCGCCGCCGCGCGCCGCCTCGAATGGCTTCAGGAGCAGCATTGGCCGCAGGTCAACTGCCAGTACGTGGACGTCTACCAACCGGAAACCCTGACCGCCGCGCTGTGGGAGATCGACGCCGTTTATTATCTGATCCACGGCATGGGCGACGGTGATGACTTTATCGAAAAAGAACGCCAGGCGGCGGAAAACCTGCGCGATGCGCTACGCAACGCCAGCGTAAAACAGGTCATTTTTCTCGGTGCGCTGCAACCGGAAGGCGAGAGCTCACCGCACCTGGTAGCACGCAAGCTGACCGGGGAGATCTTGCGCCAGAGCGGCGTACCGGTCACCGAGTTGCGCGCCAGCATCATTGTCGGCCCCGGTTCGGCGGCCTTCGAAATTATGCGCGATATGGTCTACAACCTGCCGGTGCTGACCCCACCGCGTTGGGTGCGCTCCAAATCCTCGCCGGTCGCGTTGGAAAATCTGCTGGTGTATCTGGCCGATCTGCTGGCGCACCCGGCGGAAGAAAACCGCATTTTTGACGTCGCCGGCCCGGAGTACATCAGTTATCAAACCATGTTTGAACGCTTCATTGCCATCAGCGGCAAAAAACGCTGGCTGATCCCCATCCCCTTACCCACCCGGTTTATCTCGGTATGGTTCATCAGCATGATCACCTCGGTACCCACCTCGATCGCCAATGCGTTGATCCAGGGGTTGAACCACGATCTTCCCGCCGACGGTAAACCGCTACAGGCGCTGATTCCGCAGACGCTGCAAACCTTCGATCAGGCGGTGACGGCTACCCTGCGGCGCGAGGAAGAAGTGGTCGACTCCGCCGACTGGGGCTACGATCCGGAAGCGCGAGCCCGCTGGCGACCAGGCTATGGCTTCTACCCGAAACAGGCGGGCTGTTCGCTGGAAACCCAGGCATCCAGCCAGGCACTGTGGCATACGGTGCAGCAACTGGGCGGGAAAGAGGGCTATTTTTACGCCAATATCCTGTGGAAAATCCGTGCCCGCATGGACGACATGATCGGCAATCGCGTGGTTTATGGCCGCCCCCAGCGTGAGACGTTGGCCATTGGCGACCTGGTCGATGGCTGGAAGGTCATTACCATCAAACCGCTGCGGCAGTTGGCGTTGCTGTTCGGTATGAAAGCACCGGGGTTGGGCCGGCTGGTGTTCACCATCAAAGATCATGGCGACCACCGCACCCTGGATGTGCGTGCCTGGTGGCACCCTGCCGGTTTTAGCGGGCTGCTGTATTGGTTCGCCATGATGCCCGCTCACCTGTTCATTTTTCGCGGTATGGCACGCCGTATCGCCAGGCTGGCCGAAGAGAACCCGCGTAATATGTCCTGA
- the poxB gene encoding ubiquinone-dependent pyruvate dehydrogenase, whose protein sequence is MKQTVATLIAKTLEQAGVKRIWGVTGDSLNGLSDSLHRMGTIEWLGTRHEEVAAFAAGAEAQLTGQLAVCAGSCGPGNLHLINGLFDCHRNHVPVLAIAAHIPSSEIGSGYFQETHPQELFRECSHYCELVSNPEQLPRVLEIAMRKAILNRGVSVIVLPGDVALRMAPEDASMVWHTPALPLVQPPMSELNKLAATLNKAKNITLMCGSGCASSHDEVVKLAELLQAPVVHALRGKEHIEWDNPYSVGMTGLIGFSSGYHAMMNADTLVLLGTQFPYRAFYPTNANIIQIDINPGSIGAHCPVNMALVGDINTTLTALLPQLEPKSDSAFLDKALEHYRNARKDLDGLATANDDQPIHPQYLAQQLSQYASDDAIFTCDVGTPTVWAARYLKMNGKRRLLGSFNHGSMANAMPQAIGAQATEPNKQVIAMCGDGGFTMLMGDFLSLAQLKLPVKIVIFNNSVLGFVAMEMKAGGYLTDGTDLHNPDFAAIANAAGIKGIRVEKASDLDGALQEMLAHPGPALLDVVTAKQELAMPPQIKFEQAKGFSLYMLRAIINGRGDEVVELAKTNWLR, encoded by the coding sequence ATGAAGCAAACCGTAGCCACGCTGATCGCCAAAACTCTGGAACAGGCCGGTGTGAAACGCATTTGGGGCGTCACCGGCGATTCGCTTAACGGCCTCAGCGACAGCCTGCACCGTATGGGCACCATCGAATGGCTGGGCACACGCCACGAAGAGGTCGCCGCCTTTGCCGCCGGTGCCGAAGCCCAGCTTACCGGCCAACTGGCGGTCTGCGCCGGATCTTGTGGGCCCGGCAACCTGCACCTGATCAACGGTCTGTTCGACTGCCACCGCAACCACGTGCCGGTGCTGGCCATCGCCGCCCATATTCCCTCCAGCGAGATTGGCAGCGGCTACTTCCAGGAAACTCACCCACAAGAACTGTTCCGCGAATGCAGCCACTACTGCGAACTGGTTTCCAATCCGGAACAGCTGCCGCGGGTGCTGGAGATTGCCATGCGCAAAGCGATCCTCAATCGCGGCGTGTCGGTGATTGTGCTGCCGGGGGACGTGGCGTTGCGCATGGCGCCGGAAGACGCCAGCATGGTATGGCACACCCCTGCGCTACCGCTGGTGCAGCCGCCCATGAGCGAGTTGAACAAGCTGGCTGCAACCCTGAACAAGGCGAAGAACATTACGCTGATGTGCGGCAGCGGCTGCGCCAGTTCTCATGATGAAGTGGTCAAGCTGGCAGAACTGTTGCAGGCACCGGTGGTGCATGCTTTGCGCGGTAAAGAGCATATCGAATGGGACAACCCCTATAGCGTCGGCATGACCGGCCTGATCGGTTTCTCTTCCGGCTACCACGCGATGATGAACGCCGATACCCTGGTGCTGCTCGGCACTCAATTTCCGTACCGCGCGTTTTATCCAACCAATGCCAATATCATTCAGATCGACATCAACCCTGGCAGCATCGGGGCACATTGCCCGGTCAATATGGCGCTGGTGGGCGACATCAACACCACCCTCACCGCCCTGCTGCCGCAGTTGGAACCCAAGAGCGACAGTGCCTTTCTCGACAAGGCCCTGGAGCACTACCGCAACGCGCGCAAGGATCTGGATGGCCTGGCCACCGCCAACGACGACCAGCCTATTCACCCGCAGTATCTGGCACAGCAGCTCAGTCAGTACGCCAGCGACGACGCCATCTTCACCTGCGACGTCGGCACGCCGACGGTTTGGGCTGCACGCTATCTGAAGATGAACGGCAAACGCCGCCTGCTCGGTTCGTTCAACCACGGTTCGATGGCCAACGCCATGCCACAGGCGATTGGCGCACAGGCAACCGAACCGAACAAACAGGTGATCGCCATGTGCGGCGACGGCGGTTTCACTATGCTGATGGGCGACTTCCTGTCGTTAGCCCAGCTAAAACTGCCGGTCAAGATTGTGATCTTCAACAACAGCGTTTTGGGCTTTGTGGCCATGGAAATGAAGGCCGGGGGCTATCTGACCGACGGCACCGACCTGCATAACCCTGACTTTGCGGCGATAGCCAACGCCGCCGGCATCAAGGGCATTCGCGTGGAGAAAGCTTCGGATCTGGACGGCGCACTGCAGGAAATGCTGGCACACCCCGGCCCGGCGTTGCTGGATGTCGTCACCGCCAAGCAGGAGCTGGCGATGCCGCCGCAGATCAAATTCGAGCAGGCCAAGGGCTTTAGCCTGTATATGCTGCGGGCGATCATCAACGGCCGCGGCGATGAAGTGGTCGAACTGGCGAAAACCAACTGGTTGCGTTAA
- a CDS encoding DUF3300 domain-containing protein, which translates to MFKLNPVAWLICIAMLPLSGCDQKTVANTMGGTAPAVATPAAASTYTPLSADQLYQLVSPVALFPDKLLAQVLAAAGYPDQISAADGWLAQNRGLQPAALTAAADAQPWDPSVRGLVLFPDVLDQMAKNIPWTTALGSAYLNDPTDVMNAIQVMRQRAAAKGSLKTSPQQRVVVTPSTRYVEPQPYPQSVVVAPAQTIVIEPSQPDVVYVPRYDPWVAYGEPVPAYPSYHYQSASGYSSGDMLAAGAISFGVGVAVGALINQHNDGWHSWDVRWNDRRQPVVYNNAPYISHSTTVINRVTNINQYNNVNRSTTVNNYHNAPVNQVPHFAAPTPYAAPKVANLQQPHFTPPVAANEHQPMTAPNFTHAGTSAPHAVTPVAHVQQPMTLPSFAHSTQAAVRPHSATVSAPVHQAEIRPARTSEQHLPTPVSVQQRAQLPAIKPVEHVAPKANILHPQPVQPRPNAMMSHNAPTPFHQPQIQQAQHHPAPAAKPQEHRPLKVEEHKVG; encoded by the coding sequence ATGTTTAAGCTCAACCCTGTCGCCTGGCTGATCTGCATCGCCATGCTGCCGCTCAGCGGCTGTGACCAAAAAACGGTGGCCAATACCATGGGGGGAACCGCACCTGCTGTGGCCACGCCCGCGGCAGCATCAACCTATACGCCACTGAGTGCCGATCAATTGTATCAACTGGTCAGCCCGGTGGCGCTTTTTCCTGACAAACTGTTGGCGCAGGTGCTGGCCGCAGCGGGTTATCCCGATCAAATCAGCGCGGCGGATGGCTGGCTGGCGCAAAACCGCGGCCTGCAACCGGCGGCGCTCACCGCGGCCGCTGATGCCCAACCCTGGGACCCCAGCGTACGCGGTTTGGTACTGTTTCCTGACGTGCTGGATCAGATGGCCAAAAATATTCCCTGGACCACCGCGCTGGGCAGCGCTTATCTCAACGACCCTACCGACGTGATGAACGCCATTCAGGTCATGCGCCAACGCGCCGCCGCCAAAGGCTCGCTGAAAACGTCGCCACAGCAAAGGGTGGTCGTCACGCCCTCGACCCGATACGTTGAACCGCAACCCTATCCGCAAAGCGTCGTGGTTGCGCCGGCGCAAACCATTGTCATTGAGCCCAGCCAGCCGGATGTGGTTTACGTGCCGCGTTACGATCCCTGGGTGGCCTATGGCGAGCCCGTCCCCGCCTACCCGAGCTATCACTATCAGAGTGCCTCAGGCTACAGCAGTGGCGATATGCTGGCGGCAGGCGCGATCAGTTTTGGCGTGGGCGTCGCGGTCGGGGCATTGATCAACCAGCATAATGACGGCTGGCATAGCTGGGACGTGCGCTGGAATGATCGGCGTCAACCGGTGGTTTATAACAATGCGCCTTATATCTCGCACTCCACCACGGTGATTAACCGTGTCACCAATATCAACCAATACAATAATGTGAATCGCAGCACCACGGTGAATAACTACCACAACGCGCCAGTCAATCAGGTGCCGCATTTTGCCGCACCAACGCCTTATGCAGCCCCTAAGGTTGCCAACCTGCAACAGCCACATTTTACGCCGCCCGTCGCAGCCAATGAACACCAACCGATGACGGCGCCGAACTTTACCCATGCAGGAACGTCGGCCCCCCATGCAGTGACGCCGGTCGCCCATGTTCAGCAGCCAATGACCCTGCCGAGTTTCGCTCATTCAACACAGGCGGCCGTGCGCCCGCACTCAGCGACAGTCTCGGCCCCCGTTCATCAGGCCGAGATCCGACCGGCTCGTACGTCTGAACAACATCTACCGACACCTGTCAGCGTACAGCAAAGGGCGCAGCTGCCGGCCATCAAACCTGTCGAACACGTCGCGCCCAAGGCTAACATTCTTCACCCACAGCCGGTTCAACCACGGCCAAATGCCATGATGTCGCATAACGCACCGACACCGTTCCATCAGCCGCAGATTCAACAGGCACAGCATCACCCTGCCCCAGCGGCCAAACCGCAGGAACATCGCCCGCTAAAAGTGGAAGAACACAAAGTAGGATAA